TTTAGTCCATCGGGAGTAGAGAGTTACTTGAAAGAAAATAAGCTAAAAAAAGAAGTTTGCTTTTGCATTGGCGAGACTACCGCCGCAGCTTTGAAAGGAAAAACAAAGAGTATTGTGGTAGCCGAAGAGCCCACTATTGAAGATTTAATTATCGGACTAATTGAATATTATACAACAGAAAGCGAATAACGCCCATCAAATAGATCAAAACAAACCCTCAAAGAGGAATTAAAAAATAGAATTATGTTAAAAAATGACTTGTTTTTAAGAGCACTAAAAGGAGAAACTGTTGAACGCCCACCGGTATGGATGATGCGTCAAGCAGGAAGGTATTTGCCAGAATTTAGAGCTTTGCGAGACAAATATGATTTTTTCACTCGTTGCGAAACACCTGAATTAGCTGCCGAAATTACGGTGCAACCCATTCGCAGAATTGCTCCAGATGCTGCCATTTTATTTTCGGATATTCTTGTTGTGCCTCGCGCTATGGGAATTCACGTGGAATTAAAAGACAATTTAGGACCAATTATCCCGAATCCCATTCGTACCATGGAACAAGTGAACCAAGTTTTCGTTCCGGATGTAAATGAAACTTTGGGTTACGTTTTTGATGCGGTTAAGTTGACAAAAGAAATGTTGAACGATGAGGTGCCTTTAATAGGTTTTGCGGGTTCGCCATGGACTATTTTTTGTTATGCTGTTGAAGGCAAGGGCTCTAAAAGTTTTGATACTGCCAAAGGATTCTGTTTCTCAGATCCAGTAGCGGCGCACACTTTATTACAAAAAATCACCGATACCACTATTTTATACTTATTAGAAAAAGTAAAATCAGGTGTAAATGCAGTTCAGATTTTTGATTCTTGGGGTGGCATGTTGTCGCCAGTTGATTACCAAGAATTCTCATGGAAATACATCAACCAAATCATTGATGCCTTAGCTGAGGTAACTCCAGTTATTGTTTTTGGTAAAGGATGTTGGTTTGCTTTAAATGAAATGGGAAAAAGTAAAGCCTCTGCATTAGGTGTAGATTGGACTTGCTCACCTAGAAATGCACGTTATTTGTCAGGTGGAAACATAACTTTACAAGGTAATTTTGATCCTTCTCGATTATTTTCTCCAATTCCAGTGATTAAGAAAATGGTTCATGAAATGATTGACGAATTTGGAAAAGACAAATACATCGTAAATCTTGGTCACGGAATTTTACCTAATATCCCTGTGGATCACGCCAAAGCCTTTATTGATGCGGTGAAGGAGTATAAATCATAATTGCTACGAAATGATAATATCCTATATTTGTAATTAACACAAACGCATAAAATGACTGAAAAAGAATTACATGATTATTTAAAGACATATTATCC
This portion of the Flavobacterium sp. CECT 9288 genome encodes:
- the hemE gene encoding uroporphyrinogen decarboxylase; amino-acid sequence: MLKNDLFLRALKGETVERPPVWMMRQAGRYLPEFRALRDKYDFFTRCETPELAAEITVQPIRRIAPDAAILFSDILVVPRAMGIHVELKDNLGPIIPNPIRTMEQVNQVFVPDVNETLGYVFDAVKLTKEMLNDEVPLIGFAGSPWTIFCYAVEGKGSKSFDTAKGFCFSDPVAAHTLLQKITDTTILYLLEKVKSGVNAVQIFDSWGGMLSPVDYQEFSWKYINQIIDALAEVTPVIVFGKGCWFALNEMGKSKASALGVDWTCSPRNARYLSGGNITLQGNFDPSRLFSPIPVIKKMVHEMIDEFGKDKYIVNLGHGILPNIPVDHAKAFIDAVKEYKS